A window of the Diceros bicornis minor isolate mBicDic1 chromosome 12, mDicBic1.mat.cur, whole genome shotgun sequence genome harbors these coding sequences:
- the CCT7 gene encoding T-complex protein 1 subunit eta, translated as MMPTPVILLKEGTDSSQGIPQLVSNISACQVIAEAVRTTLGPRGMDKLIVDGRGKATISNDGATILKLLDVVHPAAKTLVDIAKSQDAEVGDGTTSVTLLAAEFLKQVKPYVEEGLHPQIIIRAFRTATQLAVNKIKEIAVTVKKEDKVEQRKLLEKCAMTALSSKLISQQKAFFAKMVVDAVMMLDDLLQLKMIGIKKVQGGALEESQLVAGVAFKKTFSYAGFEMQPKKYDNPMIALLNVELELKAEKDNAEIRVHTVEDYQAIVDAEWNILYDKLERIHHSGAKVVLSKLPIGDVATQYFADRDMFCAGRVPEEDLKRTMMACGGSIQTSVNALSADVLGRCQVFEETQIGGERYNFFTGCPKAKTCTIILRGGAEQFMEETERSLHDAIMIVRRAIKNDSVVAGGGAIEMELSKYLRDYSRTIPGKQQLLIGAYAKALEIIPRQLCDNAGFDATNILNKLRARHAQGGIWYGVDINNEDIADNFEAFVWEPAMVRINALTAASEAACLIVSVDETIKNPRSTVDAPPAAGRGRGRGRPH; from the exons ATGATG cCCACACCAGTTATCCTGTTGAAAGAGGGGACTGATAGCTCCCAAGGCATCCCCCAACTTGTAAGTAACATCAGTGCCTGCCAGGTGATTGCCGAGGCTGTAAGAACCACCCTGGGCCCCCGAGGCATGGACAAGCTCATTGTGGATGGCCGAG GCAAAGCAACAATTTCTAACGATGGGGCCACAATTCTGAAACTCCTTGATGTTGTCCATCCTGCAGCAAAGACTTTAGTGGACATTGCCAAATCCCAAGACGCTGAG GTTGGTGATGGCACTACCTCAGTGACCCTGCTGGCTGCAGAGTTTCTGAAGCAGGTGAAACCCTACGTGGAGGAAGGTTTACACCCACAGATCATCATCCGAGCTTTCCGCACTGCCACCCAGTTG GCAGTTAACAAGATCAAAGAGATCGCAGTGACTGTGAAGAAGGAAGATAAAGT ggagcagaggaagCTGCTGGAGAAGTGTGCCATGACTGCTCTGAGCTCCAAGCTGATTTCCCAGCAGAAAGCCTTCTTTGCTAAGATGGTGGTGGACGCGGTGATGATGCTTGATGATTTGCTGCAGCTTAAAATGATTGGAATCAAGAAGGTGCAAGGTGGCGCCCTGGAG gagTCCCAGCTGGTAGCTGGTGTTGCATTCAAGAAGACTTTCTCTTATGCTGGGTTTGAAATGCAACCCAAAAAGTATGATAATCCAATGATTGCCCTTTTAAATGTTGAGCTCGAGCTGAAAGCTGAGAAAGATAATGCTGAAATCAGAGTCCACACAGTTGAG GATTATCAGGCAATTGTTGATGCTGAGTGGAACATTCTCTATGACAAGTTAGAGAGGATCCATCATTCCGGAGCCAAAGTCGTCTTGTCCAAACTCCCCATTGGGGATGTGGCGACCCAGTACTTTGCCGACAGGGACATGTTCTGTGCTGGCCGAGTGCCAGAGGAGGATCTGAAGAGGACAATGATG GCTTGTGGAGGCTCCATCCAGACCAGTGTGAATGCTCTGTCAGCAGATGTGCTGGGCCGCTGCCAGGTCTTTGAAGAGACCCAGATTGGAGGCGAGAG GTACAATTTCTTCACTGGCTGCCCCAAGGCCAAGACTTGCACTATCATCCTCCGTGGTGGCGCTGAGCAGTTTATGGAGGAGACAGAGCGGTCCCTGCACGACGCCATCATGATTGTGAGGAGGGCCATCAAG AACGATTCAGTGGTGGCTGGTGGTGGGGCCATTGAGATGGAGCTCTCCAAGTACCTGCGGGATTACTCAAGGACCATTCCAGGAAAACAGCAGCTGTTGATTGGGGCATATGCCAAGGCCTTGGAAATTATCCCACGCCAGCTGTGTGACAATGCTGGCTTTGATGCTACAAACATCCTCAACAAGCTGCGTGCTCGGCATGCCCAG GGGGGCATTTGGTACGGGGTGGACATCAACAATGAGGACATTGCTGACAACTTTGAGGCCTTTGTATGGGAGCCAGCCATGGTGCGGATCAATGCGCTGACTGCAGCCTCTGAGGCCGCGTGCCTTATCGTGTCTGTAGATGAAACCATCAAGAACCCTCGCTCAACAGTGGACGCTCCCCCAGCTGCTGGCCGGGGCCGAGGTCGTGGCCGTCCCCACTGA